In Tamandua tetradactyla isolate mTamTet1 chromosome 7, mTamTet1.pri, whole genome shotgun sequence, the following are encoded in one genomic region:
- the LOC143642844 gene encoding uncharacterized protein LOC143642844 isoform X4: MRPENLAYEIILTLGQAFEVAYQLALQARKGGHSSTLPESFENKPSKPIPKPRVSIRKSVVSRKGAGVLEPVSGSDASGWPGPWGVWGPVSLGLAPPGLSLTPTPAQRVPLTILASAKPRGTAAPTWGSRETPTSLTLPCCCPGEGTQFSHWSW, from the exons ATGAGGCCGGAG AACTTGGCCTACGAGATCATCCTAACGCTGGGACAGGCATTCGAGGTGGCCTACCAGCTAGCGCTGCAGGCAAGGAAAGGGGGACACTCCTCTACACTTCCAGAGAGCTTCGAGAACAAACCCTCCAAGCCCATCCCCAAGCCCCGCGTTAGCATCCGCAAGTCGGTGGTAAGTAGGAAGGGAGCGGGTGTTCTGGAACCCGTGAGCGGGAGTGACGCCAGCGGCTGGCCCGGCCCCTGGGGGGTATGGGGGCCAGTCAGTCTTGGGCTTGCCCCTCCTGGTCTttctctcacccccacccccgcccaacGTGTGCCCCTCACCATCTTGGCTTCTGCAAAGCCCAGGGGCACGGCTGCCCCAACCTGGGGGTCCAGAGAAACCCCCACTTCCCTTACTCTCCCTTGCTGCTGCCCAGGAGAGGGTACACAGTTCAGCCACTGGTCCTGGTGA